From Anas acuta chromosome 11, bAnaAcu1.1, whole genome shotgun sequence, the proteins below share one genomic window:
- the LOC137862610 gene encoding PHD finger protein 7-like — translation MSARNENAPDLRERACMLCGRVDVDMNVCGHKYERDGLCAHLYCMFFASELYRHGLITEGMEGILIDDVWRAIGQASEKQCFVCGERGATITCTVRGCERCFHLPCASEGECITQYCGQYRSFCSEHRPQQAAQAAPEQGTTCIICMEPVGDSTSYHTMVCPACNHAWFTGAASRQPTWEDNDAFASQRERHQRCDASECLYPRGREQAEVHGPWQLLLCRSCAAEGTHRRCSNLTNRAGTWECASCAGVDNGATPEKKPFTVTTSGSKYPEADWKTVWQQTCYNP, via the exons ATGTCTGCAAGGAACGAGAATGCTCCCGACTTGAGGGAGCGAG cATGCATGCTGTGTGGCCGGGTAGATGTCGACATGAATGTCTGCGGCCATAAATACGAAAGGGATGGGCTCTGTGCCCACTTATATTGCATG TTTTTTGCGAGTGAACTTTATCGGCATGGACTCATAACAGAGGGAATGGAAGGAATTTTAATAGACGATGTATGGCGAGCAATCGGGCAGGCATCCGAGAAG CAATGCTTCGTCTGTGGCGAGCGAGGGGCCACCATCACCTGCACGGTGAGAGGCTGTGAACGCTGCTTCCATCTCCCCTGCGCCTCAGAGGGAGAATGCATCACCCAATACTGCGGGCAGTACAG gtccttctgctCGGAGCACCGCCCGCAGCAGGCAGCGCAGGCAGCTCCAGAGCAGGGCACCACCTGCATCATCTGCATGGAGCCTGTGGGGGACAGCACGTCCTACCACACCATGGTGTGCCCAGCCTGCAATCACGCCTGGTTCACCGGCGCTGCATCCAG ACAACCAACCTGGGAGGACAACGACGCCTTTGCATCACAGCGTGAGAGGCACCAGCGCTGTGATGCCAGCGAATGCCTTTACCCacgaggcagggagcaggcagaagTACACGG GCCCTGGCAGCTGCTCCTGTGCCGCTCCTGTGCTGCCGAAGGCACCCACCGGCGCTGCTCCAACTTGACCAACAGAGCAGGCACCTGGGAGTGTGCCAGCTGCGCTGGCGTGGACAATG GGGCGACCCCAGAGAAGAAGCCGTTCACCGTTACAACATCGGGCTCCAAATACCCAGAGGCAGACTGGAAGACGGTGTGGCAGCAGACCTGCTACAACCCCtag
- the LOC137862611 gene encoding maestro heat-like repeat-containing protein family member 6 — MFMIFMKYLQPSERLGVFLAAVQSMRAPSPHSTELAAHMVDVLAAETDFHSGQVLHIVWAIYRSLPSVRAALALQSLDRALLLLASKRPRETVASLLQCSLTCTSVAVTMWRAMVSEPPATERVLRELLRILMNQSGCKTSTSTKDHPRILALAAARPLHEILLLPTSRGEAKAIFPQLFLALLFQVSFTTELKLQEVQVFWEKHRQDLLTPVRSTVQALKALLRSVGLGSQVLAIEAQGGWAALLSAESHLWGVQVVAREMKELPRSLRATIIHQLVELLRTEASSWQTVAMVILSKLLECTELGDELDCVVSLFASYLRSPCLGMQSLVLRAILGLTERPATVSGGSRQHHECRGLGWEGVLFTQVRQTLVLLPSITEQLQAADSDTRAVALPVLSTMLRLLEGRTLSLAALELAGKLPALFGDDSSTVRLLSIRLFLDTLGFVEGSQEKLQQVAHRSLLPLSFHLHDQDESVAEASREALLGVARFLRWRQLAHLAETLQSWKIGECLVRTVLHPGPGPGPGPPCAEPAPFPLQLARRSSAAEEYLAQSLPYLQSLQEPLRREAVRFTGLVGRHLLDQHQSKSQDICQVLRGLANDPCESVSSLAIQTVQILQAPRPRSRFSFRQLCSRLQKAWRRRRSSPAGS, encoded by the exons ATGTTCATG ATCTTCATGAAGTACCTGCAGCCCTCGGAACGCCTGGGCGTCTTCCTCGCCGCCGTGCAGAGCATGAGAGCCCCGAGTCCCCACAGCACCGAGCTGGCTGCCCACATGGTGGACGTGCTGGCGGCAGAGACCGACTTCCATTCGGGACAG GTGCTCCACATCGTGTGGGCCATCTACAGAAGCCTGCCGTCCGTCAGAGCCGCGCTGGCCCTTCAGAGCCTGgacagggccctgctgctgctggccagcaaGCGCCCCAGGGAGACGGttgccagcctgctgcagtgctcgctGACCTGCACCAG CGTCGCCGTCACCATGTGGAGGGCGATGGTGTCTGAGCCCCCAGCCACAGAGAGGGTGCTGCGCGAGCTGCTCCGCATCCTCATGAACCAGTCTGGCTGCAAGACATCCACCTCCACCAAGGACCACCCGCGCATCCTGGCCCTGGCC gcagcaaggcCCCTCCACGAGATCCTCCTGCTGCCTACCAGCCGGGGGGAGGCGAAGGCCATTTTcccccagctcttcctggcCCTCCTCTTCCAAGTGTCCTTCACCACGGagctgaagctgcaggaggtgcaggtCTTCTGGGAGAAGCACCGGCAGGACCTGCTCACTCCCGTCAG GTCCACGGTGCAGGCCCTGAAAGCGCTGCTCCGCAGCGTGGGCCTGGGGAGCCAGGTGCTGGCCATCGAGGCGCAGGGCGGCTGGGCCGCGCTTCTCAGCGCCGAGAGCCACCTCTGGGGCGTGCAGGTGGTGGCCAG GGAAATGAAGGAGTTGCCCAGGAGCCTGCGCGCCACCATCATCCACCAGCTGGTTGAGCTGCTCCGCACGGAGGCCTCCTCCTGGCAGACGGTGGCCATGGTCATCCTCAGCAAG ctgctggagtgcACAGAGCTCGGCGACGAGCTGGACTGCGTCGTGAGCCTCTTTGCCAGCTACCTGCGGAGCCCGTGCCTGGGCATGCAGAGCCTGGTGCTCAGGGCGATCCTGGGGCTCACCGAGAGGCCGGCCACGGTGAGCGGGGGCAGCCGGCAACACCACGAGTGCCGCGGCttgggctgg GAAGGTGTTTTGTTCACACAGGTGAGGCAAACGCTCGTCCTGCTGCCGAGCATCAcggagcagctgcaggctgcagacagCGACACCCGCGCTGTCGCTCTGCCCGTGCTCAGCACCATGCTGCGGCTCCTGGAGGGGAGGACGCTCAGCCTCGCGGCTCTGGAGCTGGCCGGCAAGCTCCCAGCCCTCTTTGGCGAC GACTCAAGTACGGTGCGGCTTCTCTCTATTCGCCTCTTCCTCGACACGCTGGGCTTTGTGGAGGGCAGCCaagagaagctgcagcaggtggCACACAGGAGCCTGCTCCCGCTGTCCTTCCACCTGCACGACCAGGACGAGAGCGTGGCCGAG GCCTCCCGGGAAGCCCTCCTTGGTGTCGCGCGCTTCCTGCGCTGGAGGCAGCTGGCGCACCTGGCCGAGAcgctgcagagctggaagatCGGCGAGTGCCTGGTACGCACAGTTCTGcacccggggccggggccggggccggggccgccctgCGCTGAGCCCGCgcccttccctctgcagctggCCCGGAGGAGCAGCGCAGCAGAGGAGTACCTGGCCCAGAGCCTGCCCTacctgcagagcctgcaggagccCCTGCGGCGGGAGGCTGTGAGGTTCACTG GGCTCGTGGGGAGGCACCTGCTGGATCAGCACCAGAGCAAGAGCCAGGACATCTGCCAAG TCCTGCGAGGCTTGGCAAACGACCCCTGCGAGTCGGTCTCGTCGCTGGCGATTCAGACGGTGCAGATCCTGCAAGCACCAAGGCCACGCTCGCGCTTCAGCTTTCGGCAGCTGTGCTCCAGGCTGCAGAAGGCGTGGAGGAGGCGACGCTCTTCCCCGGCAGGCAGCTGA